A genome region from Skermanella rosea includes the following:
- a CDS encoding GspE/PulE family protein, translating into MLVGTGRLDRASLERVSRLRASSGEPIRHILVKLGLISERDLASAIAETSGLPLVAEQDYPEAPLLEDQLSQRFLRDSAVLPLAFAGETLILAMADPHDAFAIDAVRTVARCAVDPRVAVPSELERAIDRLYARPGAAANDEDCSDTEDDTLALDVEHLKDLASEAPVIRLVNRIITRAIEIGATDIHLEPFETRLRLRYRIDGVLREGDSPPFRLRAAITSRIKIMAKLNIAERRLPQDGRIKFAAHGSAIDLRVSTLPTLYGETIAIRALDRERIALDFAALGIADRNLETYLRGLEQPDGIFLVTGPTGSGKTTTLYASLVRLNTPEIKIITVEDPVEYQLDGVNQIQVKPAIGLDFANVLRHILRQDPNIILVGEIRDLATAQIAAQAALTGHLVLSTLHTNSAAASVTRLVDMGLDDYLVTSTLNGVSAQRLIRTLCRRCRQPFRALPELTGQLGLARFTGDEEITLYRPAGCPECGGTGYRGRTTILETLIMSDHIRQLVLRRSESRVLHRAAVEEGMSTLFDDGMRKALAGLTSYQEILRVTREG; encoded by the coding sequence ATGCTGGTTGGCACCGGGCGGCTGGACAGGGCATCCCTGGAGCGCGTCTCTCGGCTCCGTGCCAGCAGCGGCGAGCCGATCCGACACATCCTGGTCAAGTTGGGCCTGATCTCCGAACGCGATCTGGCCTCGGCCATTGCCGAAACCAGCGGCCTGCCGCTTGTGGCCGAACAGGACTATCCCGAGGCGCCGCTCCTGGAGGATCAGCTCAGCCAGCGCTTTCTGCGCGATTCCGCCGTCCTGCCGCTGGCTTTCGCCGGTGAAACCCTGATCCTGGCGATGGCCGATCCCCACGACGCCTTCGCCATCGACGCGGTGCGGACCGTCGCCCGGTGCGCGGTGGATCCGCGCGTCGCGGTACCCAGTGAACTCGAGCGGGCGATCGACCGGCTGTATGCGCGGCCCGGCGCAGCGGCGAACGACGAAGACTGCTCGGATACCGAGGATGATACCCTTGCGCTCGATGTCGAGCACCTGAAGGACTTGGCGAGCGAGGCTCCCGTGATCCGCCTGGTCAACCGGATCATCACACGGGCGATCGAGATCGGTGCCACGGACATCCATCTGGAACCCTTCGAGACGAGACTGCGACTGCGCTACCGCATCGACGGCGTGCTGCGCGAAGGCGACTCTCCGCCGTTCCGCCTCAGGGCGGCGATCACGTCGCGCATCAAGATCATGGCCAAGCTGAACATCGCAGAGCGCCGGTTGCCCCAGGACGGACGCATCAAGTTCGCGGCGCACGGTTCGGCGATCGATCTCCGTGTGTCGACGCTGCCGACGCTTTACGGCGAGACCATTGCGATCCGTGCCCTCGACCGGGAGCGGATCGCCCTCGACTTCGCGGCCCTCGGTATCGCCGACCGCAACCTGGAAACCTATCTGCGCGGACTCGAGCAGCCCGACGGGATCTTCCTCGTGACCGGCCCGACCGGCAGCGGGAAGACGACCACGCTCTACGCGTCCCTGGTCCGGCTGAACACGCCCGAGATCAAGATCATCACCGTCGAGGACCCGGTCGAGTACCAGCTCGACGGCGTCAACCAGATCCAGGTCAAGCCGGCGATCGGGCTGGATTTCGCCAATGTACTCCGTCACATCCTGCGCCAGGACCCGAACATCATCCTGGTCGGCGAGATCCGCGACCTGGCGACGGCCCAGATCGCGGCCCAGGCAGCCCTGACCGGTCACCTCGTGCTGTCGACGCTGCACACCAACAGCGCCGCCGCCAGCGTCACCCGGCTGGTGGACATGGGTCTGGACGATTATCTCGTCACCTCGACCCTGAACGGCGTTTCCGCCCAGCGGCTGATCCGGACCCTGTGCCGGCGCTGCAGGCAGCCCTTCCGCGCCTTGCCCGAACTGACCGGCCAGCTTGGTCTGGCGCGCTTCACCGGGGATGAGGAGATCACCCTCTACCGTCCCGCAGGCTGCCCGGAGTGCGGCGGTACCGGCTACAGGGGGCGGACGACAATCCTCGAGACCCTGATCATGTCGGACCACATACGTCAGCTCGTGCTCCGGCGGTCCGAGAGCCGCGTCCTCCACCGCGCCGCGGTCGAGGAGGGCATGAGCACGCTGTTCGATGACGGCATGAGGAAGGCGCTGGCAGGCCTTACCTCGTACCAGGAAATCCTGCGCGTCACGCGGGAGGGGTAA
- a CDS encoding prepilin peptidase, which produces MTFSAGMYLTITALSLTAGGLISVALGQLPTDDRSPDDPPDRSFASAAAASLGAAFWSCAVLPEPLSWAGCALGWVLIAAAMIDLRHYWLPDPLILPLVPAGLVVSWLTTGAVTAQGIGVVAGYASVSAIRRLYRMLRGREGIGLGDAKLLAAAGAWVGWAGLPSVVLIAAITALSVSFVSSCSRCCGTGDAPIAFGPYLALGFWIVWLHGPLQIG; this is translated from the coding sequence ATGACCTTTTCGGCAGGCATGTATCTCACCATCACTGCCCTTTCCCTGACGGCCGGCGGCCTGATTTCCGTGGCGCTCGGGCAGCTGCCGACCGATGATCGGAGTCCGGACGATCCCCCGGATCGATCCTTCGCCAGCGCAGCCGCCGCCTCCCTTGGAGCCGCTTTCTGGTCCTGCGCCGTCCTTCCGGAACCGCTCTCCTGGGCCGGCTGCGCGCTTGGATGGGTTCTGATCGCGGCGGCCATGATCGACCTGAGGCATTACTGGCTGCCGGACCCTCTGATCCTGCCGCTGGTTCCGGCCGGGCTGGTGGTGTCGTGGCTGACGACCGGCGCGGTCACGGCGCAAGGGATCGGGGTCGTCGCCGGATACGCCAGCGTGTCCGCCATCCGCCGGCTTTACCGGATGCTGCGGGGGCGCGAGGGGATCGGCCTCGGCGACGCGAAGCTGCTGGCCGCCGCCGGCGCCTGGGTCGGGTGGGCTGGCCTGCCCAGCGTGGTCCTGATCGCCGCGATCACGGCGCTTTCCGTCAGTTTTGTTTCCTCCTGCAGCCGGTGCTGCGGCACCGGGGATGCTCCGATCGCCTTCGGCCCCTATCTCGCGCTCGGGTTCTGGATCGTCTGGCTGCACGGACCCCTGCAGATCGGCTGA
- a CDS encoding type II secretion system minor pseudopilin: MSPKTPGWRMNRRTSRPESQRGVALLSVLWTIMLLALIAANATTNSRTSVALARNHLISAQAEATADAGVHLAILALLDPQGIRILPEDGTPFDIPVGGGTVVLSVQDEAGLLNLNHATAEELARLMTATGMTPAEGVLLARAITSFRRPGPGSSTAWAQAAPGMRDPEASGNRFFDVVEELQQVDGITPAVYQRILPYVTADSRLSRLDPDVASDEVVYAVTGFMRAELDRVLTADPRPAREAPSENVSRNGDTGYGRDLRGPGSATRERIAPSEREVFVIRAQAATPGGGRYVRVARIYCSRDPELPYRVLGWTTGRPIVPTRNG; this comes from the coding sequence ATGTCGCCCAAGACTCCAGGTTGGCGCATGAACCGCCGAACGTCGCGACCCGAGTCCCAGCGCGGCGTGGCGCTCCTGAGCGTTTTATGGACCATAATGCTGCTGGCCTTGATCGCCGCCAATGCGACGACAAACTCCAGAACCAGTGTCGCCTTGGCGCGCAATCACCTGATCTCGGCGCAGGCCGAAGCCACCGCCGACGCCGGCGTTCACCTCGCCATCCTGGCGCTGCTCGATCCGCAGGGGATCAGGATCCTGCCTGAGGACGGCACGCCGTTCGATATTCCCGTCGGCGGCGGCACGGTCGTCCTGTCGGTTCAGGATGAAGCCGGTCTGCTGAACCTCAACCATGCCACCGCGGAAGAACTCGCCCGATTGATGACCGCGACTGGAATGACGCCCGCGGAGGGAGTCCTTCTGGCAAGAGCTATCACGTCGTTCCGGCGTCCTGGCCCCGGGTCGTCGACAGCTTGGGCCCAGGCCGCCCCCGGTATGCGCGATCCGGAGGCGTCTGGAAACAGGTTCTTCGACGTCGTGGAGGAACTCCAGCAAGTCGACGGAATAACGCCTGCGGTGTATCAGCGCATACTGCCATATGTCACCGCGGACAGTCGTCTCTCGCGGCTTGATCCGGATGTGGCGTCGGACGAGGTCGTTTACGCTGTCACGGGCTTCATGCGTGCCGAACTCGATCGCGTCCTCACGGCTGACCCCCGCCCGGCCCGCGAGGCACCTTCGGAAAATGTCTCGAGAAATGGCGACACGGGATATGGGCGCGACTTGCGGGGACCGGGCTCCGCGACCAGGGAACGGATTGCACCCTCGGAGCGGGAGGTCTTCGTCATACGGGCCCAGGCCGCCACGCCAGGCGGCGGCCGGTATGTCCGTGTCGCCCGGATATACTGCTCCCGGGATCCGGAACTGCCCTACCGCGTCCTGGGGTGGACCACAGGCCGTCCCATCGTGCCGACACGGAACGGGTGA
- the tnpA gene encoding IS66-like element accessory protein TnpA — protein MRVEVLSRGERRRRWSLDEKMRIVAEAAAPGSSVSEVARRHDISRQNIYQWRCELKHKAVHPTGKALFLPVEVTEDEPSPGAGCGGDVPGHPVEIGLRSGRTLRFAADIPDRVLMRLIRVAEAA, from the coding sequence ATGCGGGTGGAGGTGCTGAGCAGGGGAGAGCGCCGGCGTCGCTGGTCATTGGACGAGAAGATGCGGATTGTTGCCGAGGCTGCCGCTCCCGGGTCCAGCGTCTCGGAGGTGGCCCGCCGGCATGACATCTCCCGGCAGAACATCTATCAGTGGCGCTGCGAGTTGAAGCACAAGGCTGTCCATCCAACGGGTAAGGCCTTATTCCTCCCGGTCGAAGTGACGGAGGACGAGCCGAGCCCGGGCGCTGGATGCGGCGGGGATGTGCCAGGCCACCCTGTCGAGATCGGGCTGCGCAGTGGCCGCACCCTCCGCTTTGCCGCCGACATTCCGGATCGCGTTCTGATGCGGCTGATCCGGGTCGCGGAGGCGGCATGA
- the tnpB gene encoding IS66 family insertion sequence element accessory protein TnpB (TnpB, as the term is used for proteins encoded by IS66 family insertion elements, is considered an accessory protein, since TnpC, encoded by a neighboring gene, is a DDE family transposase.) — protein sequence MIGPGTGVRVYLACGVTDLRKGIAGLAAVAQEHLRQAPGSGAVFAFRGRRGDRIKLLHWDGQGFCLYYKVLEQGRFPWPAPSDGSVRLTAAQLAMLWEGIDWRRPAWTSRPTRVG from the coding sequence ATGATCGGCCCGGGCACCGGCGTTCGGGTTTATCTCGCCTGCGGGGTCACGGACCTGCGCAAGGGGATCGCCGGGCTGGCGGCGGTCGCGCAGGAGCATCTCCGGCAGGCCCCCGGCTCGGGTGCCGTCTTCGCCTTCCGGGGGCGTCGGGGCGACAGGATCAAGCTGCTCCACTGGGACGGCCAGGGGTTTTGCTTGTATTACAAGGTTCTCGAGCAGGGCCGCTTCCCCTGGCCAGCACCTTCGGACGGATCGGTACGGCTGACGGCGGCACAACTCGCAATGCTGTGGGAGGGAATTGATTGGAGACGTCCCGCCTGGACTTCCCGGCCGACGCGGGTCGGGTGA
- a CDS encoding tyrosine-type recombinase/integrase encodes MAETAAPPSFATLLQRFFAEHLMQHRDVSPRTIAAYRDTFRLLLRFAERQVGKAPTSISLTDLDVGLVLAFLDHLETERNNGARSRNARLVAIRSFLKYAAHHDLSALPVIERTLSVPLKRFDRPLLGFLSRDEIQAILEAPDPDTWTGQRDRGLLTVLYNTGARVSEVIGLRVRDAVLDGSPCVHLRGKGRKQRSVPLWRSTAVLVRSWRKRLAPVADESLLFPNRAGTAMTRSNVTQRLALCVKAAAVSHPQLLGRSISPHTIRHTTAMHLLQSGVDITVIALWLGHESPATTHMYIEADLSMKEHALSHLQPPEGGAPRYRPPDPLMQFLQSL; translated from the coding sequence ATGGCTGAGACCGCCGCACCGCCGTCGTTCGCGACCCTGCTCCAGCGCTTCTTCGCCGAACACCTGATGCAGCACCGGGACGTCAGTCCCCGGACCATCGCCGCCTACCGGGACACGTTCCGGCTGCTGCTCCGGTTCGCCGAGCGGCAGGTCGGCAAGGCGCCGACCTCCATCAGCCTCACCGACCTGGACGTCGGGCTGGTCCTGGCCTTCCTGGACCACCTGGAGACGGAGCGCAACAACGGCGCGCGCAGCCGCAACGCGCGCCTGGTCGCCATCCGGTCCTTCCTCAAGTACGCGGCGCACCACGACCTCTCGGCGCTGCCCGTCATCGAGAGGACGCTGTCCGTCCCTCTGAAGCGGTTCGACCGGCCCCTGCTCGGGTTCCTCTCCCGTGACGAGATCCAGGCCATCCTGGAGGCTCCCGATCCCGACACCTGGACCGGCCAACGTGACCGTGGGCTCCTCACCGTGCTCTACAACACCGGGGCGCGGGTCTCGGAAGTGATCGGCCTGCGCGTCCGGGACGCCGTGCTCGACGGGTCGCCCTGCGTTCACCTCCGGGGCAAGGGCCGCAAGCAGCGCAGCGTGCCCCTGTGGCGCTCGACCGCGGTGCTGGTGCGGTCCTGGAGGAAACGGCTCGCCCCCGTGGCGGACGAAAGCCTGCTGTTCCCGAACCGGGCCGGAACGGCGATGACGCGCTCGAACGTCACCCAACGTCTTGCCCTGTGCGTCAAGGCCGCGGCGGTGAGCCATCCCCAATTGCTCGGCCGATCGATCTCACCGCATACGATCCGGCACACCACGGCCATGCACCTGCTGCAGTCCGGGGTCGACATCACGGTCATCGCGCTGTGGCTTGGGCACGAGAGCCCCGCGACCACGCACATGTACATCGAGGCCGACCTCTCGATGAAGGAGCACGCTCTCAGCCATCTGCAGCCCCCGGAGGGCGGAGCGCCGCGGTACCGGCCGCCGGATCCGCTGATGCAGTTCCTGCAGAGCCTCTGA